One part of the Microbulbifer sp. THAF38 genome encodes these proteins:
- a CDS encoding type IV pili methyl-accepting chemotaxis transducer N-terminal domain-containing protein, translating into MKNHQNRSKPKLKSETMKFSAVFLLLVISLDVAALTMGEAINIAGRQRMLSQRITQAYILSGIQSDAQRHQKVLTRSVQEFERNNQKLGKFPAAEKIRNQLEKVRKEWQAFKKISLQPVSKEGAAELFQRSNRLLSEAHIYVVKLQQLANHNSAELINIAGRQRMLSQRIGKNYAAKIWGISPEDAESGLHQDLVEYSNRLTQLLESPFNTPDINRNLQKAKDHLNYASRGFEGEMKISEKRQIQVITGTTDLMLRNMNVITAQYAELLDSSETLIQ; encoded by the coding sequence TTGAAAAATCACCAAAACAGAAGCAAACCAAAACTCAAGAGTGAAACCATGAAGTTCTCCGCAGTATTTCTCCTATTAGTGATAAGCCTGGATGTTGCAGCATTAACCATGGGTGAAGCAATTAATATAGCGGGGCGCCAGCGAATGCTGTCCCAACGAATCACTCAAGCCTATATTCTCTCCGGTATACAGTCCGATGCGCAGCGCCACCAAAAGGTCTTAACGCGATCAGTACAGGAATTCGAGCGAAACAACCAGAAACTCGGCAAATTCCCCGCAGCAGAAAAAATCAGAAACCAGTTAGAAAAAGTAAGAAAAGAATGGCAAGCGTTTAAAAAAATCAGCCTGCAGCCAGTCAGCAAAGAAGGAGCAGCTGAGTTATTCCAACGCAGCAATAGACTTTTATCAGAAGCCCATATTTACGTTGTGAAACTACAACAACTGGCCAACCATAATTCGGCTGAACTGATCAATATTGCTGGTCGACAGCGCATGCTTTCTCAACGAATTGGCAAAAACTACGCTGCTAAAATTTGGGGGATTTCTCCAGAGGATGCAGAAAGTGGATTGCATCAAGACCTTGTCGAGTACTCTAACCGCCTAACCCAGCTTCTTGAGAGCCCATTCAATACCCCAGACATCAACCGTAACTTACAGAAAGCCAAAGATCATCTTAACTATGCCAGCCGCGGATTTGAGGGGGAAATGAAGATCTCTGAAAAGCGCCAGATTCAGGTGATCACAGGCACTACAGATTTGATGCTTCGCAATATGAACGTTATTACCGCTCAGTACGCAGAACTGCTAGATTCCAGTGAAACTCTTATACAGTAA